From the Saccharobesus litoralis genome, one window contains:
- a CDS encoding YeaH/YhbH family protein — MAHFIDRRLNAKKKSTVNRQRFLRRYKKQIKKAVSDSINNRSVTDLVSGESITIPQRDISEPTFHRGKGGVNDMVHPGNDQFIPGDKIPRPQGGQGGGGQGEASDSGEGEDDFVFQISQSEYLDLLFEDLELPNLQKTQLDKMIEFQTHRAGFKSQGNPANLDIVRSLKNSLARRTAMAGKHKKRLRAAENELENLQQDAKGNQSEIDILIAEIESLKRKLSKIPFIDEFDLRFRNFEQKPVPTSNAVMFCLMDVSGSMDQATKDIAKRFYILLYLFLTQTYKDVEVVYIRHHTQAKEVDEQEFFYSKETGGTIVSSAIKLMDEIVRDRYPPNQWNIYAAQASDGDNWADDSPLCTELLSNNVLPFIRYYTYIEITTRAHQTLWREYQSLAESFDNLAIQNIKSVDDIYPVFREFFKKQTTKGAA; from the coding sequence ATGGCGCATTTTATTGATCGTCGGCTTAATGCCAAGAAAAAGAGTACTGTCAATCGACAACGATTTTTAAGACGTTATAAAAAACAGATTAAGAAAGCTGTCTCTGACTCTATCAATAACCGCAGTGTCACTGACCTTGTCTCTGGTGAAAGTATTACGATACCGCAACGCGATATATCGGAACCTACTTTTCACCGAGGTAAAGGCGGTGTTAACGATATGGTACACCCGGGCAACGATCAGTTTATTCCGGGTGACAAAATACCTCGCCCTCAAGGAGGGCAAGGTGGTGGTGGCCAAGGGGAAGCTTCAGATTCGGGGGAAGGTGAAGACGATTTCGTTTTTCAAATTTCGCAAAGTGAATATCTCGATTTACTTTTTGAAGACTTAGAGTTACCAAACCTGCAAAAAACTCAACTAGATAAAATGATTGAGTTTCAAACGCATCGAGCTGGCTTTAAATCTCAGGGTAACCCAGCAAATCTTGATATTGTGCGCTCATTAAAAAATTCGCTTGCGCGGCGCACTGCTATGGCTGGTAAACATAAAAAACGTTTACGAGCAGCAGAAAATGAATTAGAAAATTTACAACAAGACGCGAAAGGTAACCAAAGCGAAATAGACATATTAATTGCTGAGATAGAAAGTTTAAAACGCAAGCTTAGTAAAATTCCATTTATTGATGAATTTGACCTGCGGTTTCGCAACTTTGAGCAAAAGCCAGTTCCAACATCAAATGCCGTCATGTTTTGTTTAATGGATGTGTCTGGCTCAATGGATCAAGCAACAAAAGATATCGCCAAACGCTTTTACATACTGTTGTATTTATTCTTAACGCAAACATACAAAGATGTTGAAGTGGTTTACATACGTCATCACACTCAAGCCAAAGAGGTGGATGAACAAGAATTTTTTTACTCCAAAGAAACCGGTGGAACTATCGTATCGAGCGCTATAAAACTAATGGATGAGATAGTACGAGATCGTTACCCTCCCAATCAATGGAATATTTACGCAGCTCAAGCCTCTGACGGAGATAACTGGGCTGATGATTCACCACTATGCACCGAGTTGCTAAGCAATAACGTGTTGCCTTTTATTCGTTATTACACCTATATCGAAATTACGACTCGGGCGCATCAAACACTCTGGCGAGAGTATCAATCATTAGCTGAGAGTTTCGATAACCTTGCTATCCAAAATATCAAATCGGTTGATGATATTTACCCAGTATTTAGAGAGTTTTTTAAAAAACAAACGACCAAGGGGGCAGCATGA
- a CDS encoding PrkA family serine protein kinase — protein MGIFEHFQERYDSTKNEEYSIEEFLELCKKDKMAYANSAERLLQAIGQPEMVDTSQDPRLSRIFSNRIISRYPAFSEFYGMEEAIEQIVSYLRHAAQGLEEKKQILYLLGPVGGGKSSLAEKIKSLVEKCPIYVIKGSPVNDHPLCLFDVNEDGDILQSEYGIPNRYLKTIMSPWARKRLHEFNGDISKFRVEKVYPSVLDQLAVAKTEPGDDNNQDISALVGKVDIRYLDEYAQHDPDAYSYSGALCRANQGVMEFVEMFKAPIKVLHPLLTATQEGNYNPTEGMSALPYDGIILAHSNESEWQSFRNNKNNEAFLDRVFIVKVPYCLRVSEEIKIYQKLLESSQLNQAPCAPSTLELMAQFSVLSRLAVPENSSIYSKMRVYDGESLKDTDPKAKSHQEYRDFAGVDEGMNGLSTRFAFKIISRVFNFDHTEIAANPVHLFYVLEQQVEREQFVQETADRYMEFLKGYLIPKYVEFIGKEIQTAYLESYSEYGQNIFDRYVTYADFWIQDQEYRDPETGQLFDRAALNNELEKIEKPAGISNPKDFRNEIVNFVLRARANNEGKNPNWTCYEKLKTVIEHKMFSNTEDLLPVISFNAKTSGDDQKKHDDFVARMMEKGYTQKQVRLLSEWYLRVRKSS, from the coding sequence ATGGGTATTTTCGAGCATTTTCAGGAGCGCTACGATTCAACGAAAAACGAAGAGTATTCGATTGAAGAGTTTTTAGAGCTATGTAAAAAAGACAAGATGGCCTACGCCAATTCGGCAGAGCGCCTATTGCAAGCAATCGGCCAACCAGAAATGGTTGATACGTCTCAAGATCCACGTTTAAGTCGGATATTTTCAAACCGCATCATTTCTCGTTACCCAGCATTTTCTGAATTCTACGGTATGGAAGAAGCGATTGAGCAAATTGTTAGTTATTTGCGTCACGCAGCCCAAGGCCTAGAAGAGAAAAAACAAATTCTCTATTTATTAGGTCCTGTTGGTGGTGGTAAATCATCTTTAGCTGAAAAAATAAAATCCTTAGTCGAGAAATGTCCTATTTACGTCATTAAAGGTTCGCCTGTTAATGACCACCCGCTATGCTTATTTGACGTTAATGAAGATGGCGACATTTTGCAATCTGAATACGGTATACCAAACCGTTACTTAAAAACCATTATGTCTCCTTGGGCCAGAAAACGATTACATGAGTTTAATGGCGATATTTCTAAATTCCGTGTTGAGAAAGTATATCCATCAGTACTCGATCAGCTAGCCGTTGCTAAGACAGAACCTGGTGATGATAACAACCAAGACATTTCAGCCTTAGTCGGCAAAGTAGACATTCGTTACCTTGACGAGTACGCGCAGCACGATCCTGACGCTTATAGTTATTCTGGCGCCTTGTGTCGTGCCAATCAAGGTGTGATGGAATTTGTCGAGATGTTCAAAGCACCGATTAAAGTGCTGCATCCGTTACTGACTGCCACACAAGAAGGTAATTACAATCCGACTGAAGGTATGTCGGCATTACCTTATGATGGCATTATTCTAGCCCACTCTAATGAATCCGAATGGCAAAGCTTTAGAAACAATAAAAACAACGAAGCATTTTTAGACCGCGTATTTATTGTTAAAGTCCCCTACTGTTTAAGGGTTTCAGAAGAAATAAAAATCTATCAAAAGTTACTTGAAAGCAGTCAATTAAACCAAGCGCCTTGTGCTCCAAGTACATTAGAGTTAATGGCTCAGTTTTCAGTCTTGTCTCGCTTAGCTGTACCAGAGAATTCAAGTATATACTCTAAAATGAGAGTCTATGATGGTGAAAGTTTAAAAGATACCGATCCAAAAGCGAAATCACATCAGGAATACCGCGATTTTGCAGGTGTCGACGAGGGTATGAACGGCCTATCGACACGATTTGCATTTAAGATCATTTCTCGGGTCTTCAACTTTGATCATACCGAGATCGCAGCGAACCCAGTACACCTATTTTATGTTTTAGAACAACAGGTTGAGCGCGAGCAATTTGTGCAAGAAACTGCAGACAGGTATATGGAGTTCCTAAAAGGATACTTAATACCTAAATATGTAGAGTTTATTGGTAAAGAAATTCAAACAGCCTATTTAGAATCGTACTCTGAATATGGACAAAATATTTTTGATCGCTATGTCACTTATGCTGATTTTTGGATCCAAGATCAAGAATACCGCGATCCAGAGACTGGTCAGTTATTTGACAGAGCCGCTCTCAACAATGAATTAGAAAAAATTGAAAAACCAGCTGGAATTAGCAACCCGAAAGATTTTAGAAATGAGATTGTTAATTTTGTGCTACGCGCCAGAGCAAACAATGAAGGTAAAAACCCGAATTGGACTTGCTACGAAAAGCTAAAAACAGTGATAGAGCATAAAATGTTCTCTAATACGGAAGATTTATTGCCTGTTATCTCGTTCAATGCCAAAACATCTGGTGATGATCAGAAAAAACACGACGACTTTGTCGCTCGAATGATGGAAAAAGGCTATACCCAAAAACAAGTGCGTTTATTGTCTGAATGGTACTTACGTGTCCGCAAATCATCTTAG
- the sodB gene encoding superoxide dismutase [Fe]: MAFELPALPYELDALEPHFSKETLEFHYGKHHQTYVTKLNGLVEGTDNAEKSLEEIIKSSEGGLFNNAAQIWNHTFYWNCLSPNGGGEPTGAVADAINAAFGSFEEFQKQFDDKAVNNFGSSWTWLVKNADGSLALVNTSNAGTPITEEGVTPLLTVDLWEHAYYIDFRNARPAYLTAFWKLVNWEFVAANLAK, translated from the coding sequence ATGGCCTTTGAATTACCAGCTTTACCCTACGAATTAGATGCATTAGAGCCACACTTTTCTAAAGAAACTTTAGAATTTCACTATGGTAAGCATCATCAAACTTACGTAACTAAGCTAAACGGTTTAGTTGAAGGTACTGATAACGCAGAAAAAAGTTTAGAAGAAATCATTAAGTCGTCTGAAGGTGGTTTATTCAACAACGCTGCTCAAATTTGGAACCACACTTTTTACTGGAACTGTTTATCACCAAATGGTGGTGGCGAGCCAACAGGTGCTGTAGCTGATGCAATCAACGCTGCATTTGGTTCTTTCGAAGAGTTCCAAAAACAATTTGATGACAAAGCAGTTAATAACTTTGGTTCAAGCTGGACTTGGTTAGTTAAAAATGCTGATGGTTCTTTAGCATTGGTTAATACATCAAATGCTGGAACGCCAATCACAGAAGAAGGTGTAACTCCGCTATTAACTGTTGATTTATGGGAACATGCGTATTACATCGATTTCCGTAATGCTCGCCCAGCTTATTTAACAGCGTTCTGGAAATTAGTTAATTGGGAATTCGTAGCTGCTAACCTAGCTAAGTAA
- a CDS encoding Grx4 family monothiol glutaredoxin, with product METLDKIKQQIAENPILIYMKGSPKLPSCGFSSQSAQVLMNCGEPFAYVDILQNPDIRAELPKYANWPTFPQLWVEGELIGGCDIMLEMFQQGELQTLIKETAAKHKEDESSAE from the coding sequence ATGGAAACATTAGATAAAATCAAACAACAAATTGCTGAAAATCCAATTTTAATTTACATGAAAGGTAGCCCAAAGTTACCAAGTTGTGGCTTCTCTTCGCAGTCAGCTCAAGTTTTAATGAACTGTGGTGAACCGTTCGCTTACGTTGATATTTTACAAAATCCTGATATTCGTGCAGAGCTGCCTAAATATGCTAATTGGCCTACCTTTCCTCAGTTATGGGTTGAAGGTGAATTAATTGGTGGTTGTGACATTATGTTAGAAATGTTTCAACAAGGTGAGTTACAAACTCTAATTAAAGAAACTGCGGCCAAACATAAAGAAGATGAGTCTTCTGCAGAGTAA
- a CDS encoding helix-turn-helix domain-containing protein produces MKNRELIAQKIRGKQIVSYRLEQFIEQAPDLIQCVERQPKFESPFSADKIDRYLHSQDRSLKLVPGAAVFLCHEELPAFINEKYGNEDFYSIQYVHQCNAYNLSHKNRNLRSKLSVSAIGKGATELISYDKGTVKTFFIIMSRQGLENLCQLSNFDSKKLFELQREIDQEKYAFHQLETPLTFRTKFEDLMKLVASKESSNVLAVSANIFSLVSDIIEIIDNQGINEGNNALSRQHNLAQNAKNFIDDYTNMVTNAQQLAEMLNTSVSTLQRQFKLAYNESIGQYIKDKRLESAAEFLDQDMSIEEVSELLGYSYRSAFERAFKNHYGYSPGNHVKRK; encoded by the coding sequence ATGAAAAATAGAGAGTTAATCGCTCAAAAGATCCGTGGCAAACAAATAGTCAGCTACCGACTCGAGCAATTTATAGAACAAGCACCCGATTTAATTCAATGTGTTGAACGCCAACCCAAATTTGAATCTCCGTTTTCAGCCGATAAAATTGACCGTTACCTGCATAGTCAAGACCGCTCCTTGAAGTTAGTACCTGGAGCCGCTGTATTTCTCTGTCATGAAGAACTCCCTGCATTTATTAATGAAAAGTATGGCAACGAAGATTTTTACTCTATTCAATATGTACACCAATGTAATGCTTACAATTTAAGCCACAAAAATCGAAATTTACGCTCTAAATTATCTGTAAGTGCCATTGGTAAAGGTGCGACTGAACTCATTAGTTATGATAAGGGTACAGTTAAAACCTTTTTTATTATTATGAGCCGCCAAGGTTTAGAAAACCTGTGTCAGCTATCTAATTTCGACAGTAAAAAATTATTTGAATTACAACGTGAAATAGATCAAGAAAAGTATGCCTTTCATCAGCTCGAAACGCCTTTGACATTCAGAACCAAATTCGAAGATCTGATGAAGCTCGTTGCCAGTAAAGAATCATCAAACGTTCTTGCCGTAAGTGCCAACATTTTTAGCCTTGTATCAGACATAATAGAAATCATTGATAATCAAGGCATTAATGAGGGTAATAACGCACTATCGCGCCAACATAACCTAGCGCAAAATGCCAAAAACTTTATTGATGACTACACCAATATGGTTACGAATGCTCAACAATTAGCTGAAATGCTTAATACCAGCGTCTCGACCTTACAACGACAATTCAAACTCGCATACAATGAGTCTATCGGTCAGTATATTAAAGACAAGCGTTTAGAGTCTGCCGCTGAGTTTCTCGATCAGGACATGAGTATTGAAGAAGTTAGTGAGTTACTCGGCTATAGTTATCGGAGCGCTTTTGAACGAGCCTTTAAAAATCATTATGGTTATTCACCGGGCAACCATGTAAAAAGAAAATAA
- the barA gene encoding two-component sensor histidine kinase BarA, which yields MYNKNLKEWVFFITVIPTLFISSLIAGYFTVGAISEIQLRQINTGKNIIEPLAIAANSLLKQSKKNELKALIDHAQRKFSAEVVSIAIFSADNRLITTSNYHNEFAMLRSEPGQNNFEVTNYEIDNGFIVFRTPLLNEANFDEDKRAVKIPYISIQLTTDNITHQKYKVYVTTILILILAVVISLGLANFVLRRLSQPIKALLNNINCIEQKQPPAFTQPLHLNELERIRLGIGNLSSLLIKSQEELDQNIEQATSDLRQSIEQIEIQNVELDIAKRKALEANRIKSEFLANMSHELRTPLNGVLGFTRQLLKTDLTAHQQDFLKTIESSANNLLSIINDILDFSKLEAGRMTLEKVPYNLRDNIEEVVTLLAPNAAEKHLDISLNVLSDVPENLVGDAMRIRQVITNLVGNAIKFTEKGAVTIDVELIKSDNPSVIIKVVVNDTGIGITQDKIKHIFEPFGQADSSITRKYGGTGLGLVISQRLAKEMDGNISITSKANQGTKIEFVFKNDINAMPISVPITANGMLNKTFALIEPVDHAYNAIHDLLIQWQITVRRYKSLIHFINDNEASNQNFDFAIIRYDLSELSFDEYCRMVNNVKSQIKTIFISTYCSELKMVQRLSTSTGCKPLCLPIQTRKFAEILNNEHRSQNDLPTLPKQTISAVNLDQVTYDKNSENNDANRILIVDDNPLNLKLLFILLQEQGYLVDTAENGQQALELTRARVYKAILMDIQMPIMDGVSACINIQKDSLNQQTPIAAVTAHASTSEKHKIMQQGFSAYVTKPIDEDELKNLLRKLTNYSTDIKATSNSSDIIDWQLALSRANNRHDLAIEMLDMLLNSIANASEEIQTALFNQDAQQLLTAIHKLHGTTCYTGTPKLQNLAYDIETRLKQDNTIEPLVELIKQLLQALDEVKTVSIDIKTQF from the coding sequence ATGTACAACAAAAACTTAAAAGAATGGGTCTTTTTCATTACGGTTATTCCTACCCTATTTATTTCAAGCTTAATAGCTGGATATTTTACTGTAGGCGCCATATCAGAAATTCAATTGCGTCAAATTAACACTGGCAAAAATATTATTGAACCATTAGCCATTGCCGCTAATAGCTTATTGAAACAAAGTAAAAAGAATGAATTAAAAGCGCTAATCGATCATGCCCAACGAAAATTTAGCGCTGAAGTGGTCAGTATCGCCATTTTCTCTGCCGACAATCGACTCATCACAACGAGTAATTATCATAATGAATTTGCCATGCTACGTTCTGAGCCTGGGCAAAATAATTTTGAAGTAACAAATTACGAGATAGATAACGGATTTATTGTTTTTAGAACACCTTTGTTAAATGAAGCAAATTTTGATGAAGATAAACGCGCAGTAAAAATACCCTATATTTCAATCCAATTAACCACAGATAATATAACCCATCAAAAATATAAGGTTTATGTTACTACGATACTGATATTAATTTTGGCTGTTGTCATTAGTTTAGGTTTAGCCAACTTTGTACTACGTCGCTTATCTCAACCAATCAAAGCCTTACTTAATAATATTAATTGTATAGAACAAAAACAGCCCCCTGCCTTCACCCAACCTTTACATCTCAATGAATTAGAGAGAATAAGATTAGGCATAGGAAACTTGTCTAGTCTATTAATTAAAAGCCAAGAAGAGCTTGATCAAAATATAGAACAAGCAACAAGCGATTTAAGACAAAGCATTGAACAAATAGAAATTCAAAATGTTGAATTAGACATTGCTAAGCGTAAAGCGCTAGAAGCAAACCGGATTAAATCAGAATTTTTAGCCAATATGAGCCATGAGCTAAGAACACCGCTAAATGGCGTACTGGGTTTTACTCGGCAATTACTAAAAACGGATTTAACTGCGCACCAACAAGACTTTTTGAAAACTATTGAAAGTTCCGCCAATAATTTACTCAGTATTATTAATGACATTTTAGATTTTTCAAAGCTAGAAGCAGGTCGAATGACTTTGGAAAAAGTCCCATACAATTTACGTGACAATATTGAAGAAGTTGTCACTCTACTTGCCCCAAATGCTGCTGAAAAACACTTAGACATTTCACTCAATGTGTTGTCTGACGTACCTGAAAACTTAGTGGGAGACGCCATGCGAATTCGCCAAGTTATTACTAACTTGGTCGGTAACGCTATCAAATTCACTGAAAAAGGCGCGGTAACCATTGACGTAGAATTAATTAAAAGTGACAACCCAAGCGTCATAATTAAAGTCGTAGTTAATGACACTGGTATTGGCATTACGCAAGATAAAATAAAACATATTTTTGAACCGTTTGGCCAAGCTGATTCAAGTATCACTCGCAAATATGGTGGAACGGGTTTGGGGCTAGTCATTTCCCAACGACTAGCTAAAGAAATGGATGGCAATATTTCAATAACCAGTAAAGCTAATCAAGGGACAAAAATTGAGTTTGTATTTAAAAATGACATAAATGCCATGCCTATATCAGTACCTATCACTGCTAATGGCATGCTAAATAAAACATTCGCCCTGATTGAGCCAGTCGATCACGCTTATAACGCAATACATGATTTACTTATTCAATGGCAAATAACAGTTAGGCGTTATAAATCGCTGATTCACTTTATCAATGATAATGAGGCCAGTAATCAAAATTTCGACTTTGCTATCATTCGTTATGATTTGAGCGAATTATCATTTGACGAATATTGCCGAATGGTTAACAACGTAAAATCGCAAATAAAAACCATTTTTATCTCTACTTATTGTAGTGAATTAAAGATGGTACAAAGATTAAGTACCAGTACCGGCTGCAAGCCTTTGTGCTTACCGATACAAACTCGAAAATTTGCTGAAATACTTAATAATGAACATCGAAGCCAAAACGACTTACCAACATTACCGAAACAAACAATATCTGCAGTCAATTTAGACCAAGTCACGTATGATAAAAATAGTGAAAATAATGACGCCAATCGAATTCTGATTGTTGATGACAATCCTCTCAACCTGAAATTGTTATTCATTTTATTACAAGAGCAAGGCTACCTAGTTGATACCGCAGAAAATGGTCAGCAAGCATTAGAACTGACAAGAGCCCGCGTTTATAAAGCTATATTAATGGATATACAAATGCCGATCATGGATGGCGTATCAGCATGTATTAATATTCAAAAAGACAGTTTAAATCAGCAAACACCAATAGCGGCTGTAACAGCTCACGCTTCGACCAGTGAAAAACATAAAATTATGCAGCAAGGGTTTAGTGCTTATGTTACTAAACCGATAGATGAAGACGAATTAAAAAACTTGCTTCGAAAACTAACAAATTATTCAACAGACATTAAAGCAACATCAAACTCTTCTGACATAATAGACTGGCAGCTTGCCTTAAGTAGAGCCAATAACCGCCACGATCTCGCTATAGAAATGCTAGATATGTTGCTTAATTCCATTGCTAATGCCAGCGAAGAGATCCAAACCGCGTTATTCAATCAAGATGCTCAACAGTTGTTAACAGCAATTCACAAATTACATGGCACTACGTGTTACACCGGGACCCCCAAGCTACAAAATCTCGCCTATGACATTGAAACCCGATTAAAACAAGATAATACAATAGAGCCACTTGTCGAGCTTATAAAACAATTACTGCAAGCCTTAGATGAAGTTAAAACAGTTTCAATTGATATAAAAACTCAATTTTAA
- the rlmD gene encoding 23S rRNA (uracil(1939)-C(5))-methyltransferase RlmD, whose amino-acid sequence MVQIYTSNAKKSKKRQDINKTFNVEIATLNQHGEGVAKLEGKVVFVKGALPTEKVKIKIIDSKKRVASAQLISISNKSEERREPFCAHYQACGGCQLQHLTHAGQLLYKQDVVAGLLKKHGWLDKQTSLPWQATIKSKESAYRTRVRLAAYYDNKSRSVSIGYRQASNKKIVQITQCDIMLPQLSCLIEPLRVLVNRFTNKQAIGHIDLNAFHCEPEKQDGKPIVNFRFLKPFSQQDLALLSTFQLQHNVIITQQIAQNIAVDLNNQAVTLEYYLLGKSISFSSSDFTQINKDINQAMVAQAIDWLDLNKNDEVLDLYCGLGNFSLPIADKVKRVAGIEGVLDMVDKAQHNANLNQLTHCHFYHGNLEEGVSIDDTKFNKLLLDPARAGAENICKTIQANNFDLILYVSCNPSSLARDGRLLIEKGYTVAKIGLLDMFPNTSHIETMVLFKKNTK is encoded by the coding sequence ATGGTACAGATTTATACTAGCAATGCTAAAAAAAGCAAAAAGAGACAAGATATTAATAAAACGTTTAACGTAGAGATAGCTACATTAAACCAGCATGGCGAAGGGGTTGCTAAATTAGAGGGTAAGGTTGTATTTGTTAAAGGCGCTTTACCGACTGAAAAGGTCAAAATTAAAATAATTGATAGCAAAAAACGAGTAGCATCTGCCCAGCTAATTAGCATTAGCAATAAAAGTGAAGAAAGACGAGAGCCATTTTGTGCTCACTATCAAGCTTGTGGTGGTTGTCAGTTGCAACACCTAACACATGCCGGCCAGTTGTTATACAAGCAAGACGTCGTTGCGGGTTTATTAAAAAAACATGGTTGGCTGGATAAGCAAACGAGTTTACCTTGGCAAGCGACGATAAAAAGTAAAGAATCCGCTTATAGAACACGCGTTCGCTTAGCTGCCTATTATGATAATAAGAGTCGTTCTGTCTCTATTGGATATCGTCAAGCGTCAAATAAAAAAATAGTGCAAATTACCCAATGCGATATCATGTTACCGCAATTGTCATGTTTAATTGAGCCTTTGCGAGTATTAGTTAACCGATTTACTAACAAACAAGCAATTGGTCATATTGACTTAAATGCTTTTCATTGTGAGCCAGAAAAGCAAGACGGAAAACCTATTGTAAACTTTCGATTTTTAAAGCCTTTTTCACAACAAGACTTAGCTTTATTATCCACATTTCAATTACAGCATAACGTCATCATTACCCAACAAATTGCGCAAAATATTGCGGTTGATTTGAATAATCAAGCGGTTACGCTTGAATATTATCTTTTGGGCAAAAGTATTAGTTTTTCTTCAAGTGACTTTACGCAAATCAATAAAGATATAAACCAAGCTATGGTAGCACAAGCCATTGATTGGTTAGACCTTAATAAAAATGATGAAGTTCTCGATTTATATTGTGGTCTTGGCAATTTTAGTTTACCGATAGCAGATAAAGTTAAACGAGTTGCGGGTATCGAAGGTGTTTTAGATATGGTTGACAAAGCCCAGCATAATGCCAATTTAAATCAATTGACCCATTGTCATTTTTACCACGGTAATTTAGAAGAGGGAGTAAGCATTGACGATACAAAATTTAATAAACTGCTATTAGACCCAGCTCGTGCCGGTGCTGAAAATATATGCAAAACAATACAAGCTAACAATTTTGATTTGATACTCTATGTTTCATGTAATCCAAGCTCGCTGGCTCGTGATGGTCGGCTACTTATCGAAAAGGGATACACAGTGGCTAAAATAGGTTTGCTCGATATGTTTCCAAACACATCACATATTGAAACCATGGTTTTATTTAAAAAGAACACAAAATAG